In Candidatus Bathyanammoxibius amoris, the following proteins share a genomic window:
- the ruvX gene encoding Holliday junction resolvase RuvX, which produces MRILGIDYGRKRIGLAVSDPLCITAQGLPTLERGDLSGHDMDVLAGVIREREVDEIVVGLPLNMDGTRGEIAREALAFAGELRKRFALPVHMMDERLSTVRAHRAMKEGGLTRKKRAGKVDKISAQLILQDYLGRKDRRKPGEED; this is translated from the coding sequence ATGCGAATACTTGGTATAGATTACGGTAGAAAGAGGATTGGCCTGGCGGTAAGCGACCCGTTGTGTATCACGGCCCAGGGGCTGCCTACCCTTGAGCGCGGGGATTTGTCAGGGCATGATATGGACGTGCTGGCCGGGGTTATCCGGGAGCGGGAGGTCGACGAGATAGTTGTGGGTCTTCCCCTGAACATGGACGGAACCCGCGGTGAGATCGCGCGGGAAGCGCTTGCGTTTGCCGGGGAACTTAGGAAACGTTTTGCGCTTCCTGTGCATATGATGGACGAACGCCTGAGCACGGTGAGGGCGCACAGGGCTATGAAGGAAGGCGGACTTACAAGGAAGAAGAGGGCGGGGAAAGTCGATAAAATCTCGGCACAACTCATTCTGCAGGACTATCTCGGCCGGAAAGACAGGAGAAAACCCGGGGAAGAAGATTAA
- a CDS encoding haloacid dehalogenase-like hydrolase, protein MKAHPKLIIFDLDGVIFRGQYLLRLSRRVSLPGWFLNIYRCLLYEMGMLSMDVLLRDVYLGFKGTPLSTLREVYDEMPIINGAREAMKDLKSGGYEPAIVSSGVPDFVVRDVAGRLGIDLGFGPEVSVSGGTLSGEIGGVLAHQGGKSEIVEGLLRDRGLGWEDVIVVADDRNNLNIMKKAGISIGVNACYPVRKCAAYLADSGDLREVVGFLETGDTVVDIWEGWLQEARRKLLHVFAAAVPFVAGLAPVLTVVSLCVMAVIYTISEWTRLSGRVFPLVGDISFLCLRKREKRYFVLAPITLTLGVVSSLIIFPREVAMAVILIIAFADSAAALVGRAWGTWRIPYNRSKSVQGLIAAMVVAFLCSAPYLPLTAAVVAALASSLIESLPIRDDNVTVPVGTGIILTAMV, encoded by the coding sequence ATGAAGGCACACCCAAAACTAATTATCTTTGACCTGGACGGCGTCATATTCAGGGGTCAGTATCTGCTCAGGTTGTCCCGCCGCGTAAGTCTTCCCGGTTGGTTCCTCAATATATATAGATGTTTGCTTTATGAGATGGGCATGCTTTCGATGGACGTACTCCTTAGAGATGTATACCTTGGATTCAAAGGGACACCGCTTTCCACGCTGCGGGAGGTGTACGACGAGATGCCAATTATTAATGGCGCGCGGGAGGCAATGAAGGACCTTAAGTCCGGGGGCTATGAACCGGCAATCGTCAGCAGCGGTGTGCCGGATTTTGTTGTAAGGGACGTTGCTGGAAGGCTTGGGATAGACCTCGGCTTCGGCCCTGAAGTCTCCGTTTCGGGGGGTACCCTTTCGGGTGAGATAGGGGGTGTTCTTGCCCACCAGGGTGGTAAGAGTGAAATAGTAGAGGGGCTTCTCCGGGACAGGGGCCTCGGATGGGAAGATGTAATTGTCGTGGCTGATGACCGGAATAATCTCAACATTATGAAGAAGGCGGGGATAAGCATAGGGGTTAATGCCTGCTATCCGGTAAGGAAGTGTGCTGCCTATCTGGCGGACAGCGGTGACCTGAGGGAGGTTGTCGGTTTTCTTGAGACGGGCGACACGGTGGTAGATATCTGGGAAGGCTGGCTGCAGGAGGCCAGACGAAAGCTGTTGCACGTCTTTGCGGCGGCGGTGCCCTTTGTGGCCGGGCTTGCGCCCGTGCTTACCGTGGTCTCTCTGTGTGTTATGGCGGTCATCTACACCATTTCAGAATGGACAAGGCTTAGCGGGAGGGTCTTTCCACTCGTGGGGGATATAAGCTTTTTATGTCTCCGAAAGAGGGAGAAACGGTATTTTGTTCTGGCGCCCATTACGCTTACTCTGGGTGTGGTGTCTTCTCTGATAATCTTTCCACGTGAGGTGGCTATGGCCGTTATACTGATTATTGCGTTTGCCGACAGTGCCGCAGCGCTGGTAGGAAGGGCCTGGGGCACGTGGCGCATACCGTATAACAGGTCTAAGAGCGTCCAGGGGTTGATAGCGGCCATGGTTGTGGCGTTCCTGTGCTCTGCGCCTTACCTTCCTCTGACCGCGGCGGTAGTTGCCGCTCTTGCGTCCTCATTAATAGAATCACTTCCAATAAGGGATGATAATGTCACTGTGCCCGTGGGAACGGGTATTATATTGACTGCGATGGTCTGA
- the speE gene encoding polyamine aminopropyltransferase, which produces MTEFSSKKELPNKWLYDYFNPFEVHKHAIEGTLYHGHTGIQEIVIAESLNFGRCLVLDNEFQSAEFDEFIYHEALVHPAMILHPGPERVALIGGGEGAALREVLRHKSVGKAVMIDIDRKVVDCAREFLPTFHKGAFTDPRTELRFEDGRKFIEDSKDLFDVIIIDLTCPLEGGPSYMLFTREFYSIVKDKLAPQGILAVQADNTSPVASYTYTAIARTLQEIFPGVFPYAAYVPSYAMLWGFCLGTSGPDPVVLTKEEVDRRILERVEGELEFYDGVTHQAVFSLPKYLRKALERQTDVNRDSKPIKEKYPGVGME; this is translated from the coding sequence ATGACGGAGTTCTCGTCAAAGAAAGAATTGCCGAACAAGTGGTTGTACGACTATTTTAACCCCTTTGAGGTCCACAAACACGCAATCGAAGGGACTCTCTACCACGGTCACACGGGCATACAGGAGATTGTGATAGCAGAGAGCTTGAATTTCGGCAGGTGTCTTGTCTTGGATAACGAATTCCAGTCCGCGGAGTTCGATGAGTTTATATACCACGAGGCGCTTGTGCATCCGGCCATGATCCTGCACCCGGGGCCGGAGAGGGTGGCCCTGATAGGCGGTGGAGAGGGGGCCGCACTTAGAGAGGTCTTGCGTCATAAGTCCGTCGGGAAGGCGGTAATGATAGATATAGACCGGAAGGTTGTTGACTGCGCCCGCGAGTTTCTGCCCACCTTCCACAAAGGAGCCTTTACTGACCCGCGCACGGAACTCCGCTTCGAGGACGGCAGGAAATTTATAGAAGACTCAAAAGACCTCTTTGACGTAATAATAATAGACCTTACCTGCCCGCTGGAAGGCGGGCCCTCGTATATGCTGTTTACCCGGGAGTTTTACTCTATAGTAAAAGACAAGCTTGCGCCGCAGGGTATCCTGGCGGTACAGGCGGACAACACCTCTCCTGTTGCAAGCTACACGTACACGGCAATAGCACGAACACTTCAGGAAATCTTTCCCGGGGTATTTCCTTATGCCGCATACGTCCCTTCGTACGCCATGCTCTGGGGCTTCTGCCTGGGAACCAGCGGGCCTGACCCGGTCGTGCTTACAAAGGAAGAAGTTGACCGAAGGATTTTGGAGCGGGTAGAGGGCGAACTGGAATTTTATGACGGTGTAACACACCAGGCCGTCTTCAGCCTGCCAAAGTATCTGAGAAAGGCCCTTGAACGGCAGACTGACGTGAACCGGGACAGTAAACCGATAAAGGAAAAATACCCCGGAGTCGGGATGGAATAA
- the speD gene encoding adenosylmethionine decarboxylase yields MEAFGRHLILEMWDCDREILNDEQTIEGIVRNAALAAKATVMGTVCHRFNPSGVTCLAILAESHLSVHTWPVEGYVAADIFTCGHTADPRKAAEYLKKAFKPKGSKIVLLARGDPSLAKAAQHQTV; encoded by the coding sequence TTGGAAGCATTCGGTCGCCATCTTATACTTGAGATGTGGGATTGCGACAGAGAAATCCTGAACGACGAACAAACGATAGAGGGAATAGTCAGAAACGCGGCCCTGGCGGCCAAGGCCACCGTGATGGGTACCGTGTGTCACCGGTTCAACCCCTCCGGCGTTACGTGCCTGGCCATACTGGCGGAATCACATCTCTCTGTGCACACGTGGCCTGTAGAAGGCTATGTTGCCGCTGACATCTTCACCTGTGGACATACCGCAGACCCACGGAAAGCGGCGGAATACCTGAAAAAGGCGTTCAAGCCGAAGGGTTCCAAGATCGTATTGCTGGCTAGAGGCGACCCCTCACTCGCTAAGGCCGCACAACACCAGACGGTATAA
- a CDS encoding PfkB family carbohydrate kinase — MPLLVVGSVGIDTVETPHGRAEEVLGGSAVYFSWAATFFTPVRLVSVVGSDFPQDYRDALATKNIDMTGLKVMEGKTFRWSGQYKDTMHVAETLSLDLNVFGQYVPEVPEPFRDSRFVFLANGLPSLQMQVLDQMHGPAFVAADTMNHWIAESKPELLEVLKRIDALILNDAEARQLTGEHNLIKAARALRKLGLSYVIIKKGEHGSLLVTEEGFCLVPGYPTEHVKDPTGAGDSFAGGTMGYLAKMGDVNVENLRQAIVYGTILASFNVEGFSIERLQQINLADVESRRRQFASMVRF; from the coding sequence ATGCCTTTGTTAGTGGTCGGTTCGGTAGGTATAGATACGGTGGAAACGCCTCACGGCAGGGCGGAGGAGGTGCTGGGCGGCTCCGCGGTATATTTTTCGTGGGCGGCCACTTTCTTTACGCCCGTGAGGCTGGTCAGCGTGGTTGGGAGTGATTTCCCTCAGGATTACCGTGATGCCTTGGCCACAAAGAATATCGACATGACCGGGCTCAAGGTAATGGAGGGGAAGACCTTTCGCTGGTCGGGCCAGTATAAAGATACGATGCACGTCGCCGAGACACTATCCCTAGACCTTAACGTATTTGGTCAGTACGTCCCAGAGGTTCCGGAACCTTTCAGAGACAGCCGCTTTGTGTTTCTTGCGAACGGTCTTCCGTCGCTGCAGATGCAGGTACTCGACCAGATGCACGGGCCTGCCTTTGTCGCCGCGGACACCATGAACCATTGGATAGCCGAGAGTAAGCCGGAACTCCTGGAGGTGCTCAAGCGCATAGACGCCCTTATACTGAACGATGCAGAGGCCAGACAACTTACGGGAGAGCACAACCTGATAAAGGCCGCCAGGGCGCTGCGGAAGCTCGGGCTGAGCTACGTGATAATAAAAAAGGGTGAACACGGCTCACTGCTGGTCACTGAGGAGGGTTTCTGTCTCGTGCCCGGTTATCCCACGGAGCACGTTAAAGACCCTACCGGAGCGGGAGACAGCTTTGCGGGCGGGACGATGGGGTACCTGGCGAAAATGGGTGACGTGAACGTGGAAAACCTGAGACAGGCTATCGTTTACGGGACTATACTGGCGTCTTTTAACGTGGAAGGTTTCAGCATCGAGCGTCTTCAGCAGATAAACCTTGCCGACGTGGAATCACGGCGGAGACAATTTGCATCGATGGTCAGATTTTAG
- the gltX gene encoding glutamate--tRNA ligase: protein MTEKKVHVRFSPSPTGHLHIGGARTALYNWLFARHEGGTFSLRIEDTDRTRSEDRFVEDIKEGLKWLGLDWDSGPLYQSRRLAVYEEYTERLVQEGKAYWSDEEKGRAVRFKMPGEEIEFNDVIRGPIKFDCTLIEDFVIRKADGFPTYNFACIIDDLEMGITHVVRGDDHITNTPKQIAICMALGAELPRFAHLPMILGEDGARLSKRHGATSVKEYRELGYLPEALTNFIALLGWAPGDDREMVSRAEMIESFTLERVGKTSARFNNTKLDWMNSLYIRQLPVDDLLRRLTPFLQKAGVEPDKLPEGWLQKAVELHIERFKTLADFYVQTSFLFTEEVDYDTAAVEKHLKKDIVPELLQETHSVLSEVAVFDTESLEKCLRGLVERRGIGFGKLAQPLRVAVTGKTVSAGLFETLELLGREKTLQRISRCLNTFCKAGSV, encoded by the coding sequence ATGACGGAAAAAAAGGTACACGTAAGATTTTCACCCAGCCCCACCGGGCACCTGCACATCGGAGGCGCGAGGACGGCGCTGTACAACTGGCTCTTTGCCAGGCACGAGGGCGGCACGTTCAGTTTGCGTATAGAGGATACCGACCGGACGCGCTCGGAAGACCGGTTCGTAGAAGACATTAAAGAAGGTCTCAAGTGGCTGGGGCTGGACTGGGATTCCGGCCCGCTGTACCAGAGCCGCCGGCTCGCGGTATACGAGGAATACACGGAGAGGCTCGTTCAGGAGGGTAAGGCGTACTGGAGTGACGAAGAAAAGGGACGTGCAGTACGCTTCAAGATGCCCGGCGAAGAGATAGAGTTCAATGACGTCATACGGGGCCCCATAAAATTTGACTGCACTCTGATAGAGGACTTTGTCATACGCAAGGCCGACGGATTCCCCACGTACAACTTTGCCTGCATCATAGATGATCTGGAGATGGGTATCACACACGTCGTCCGTGGTGACGACCACATAACCAATACACCGAAGCAGATAGCTATCTGCATGGCCCTCGGGGCGGAGCTACCGCGCTTCGCCCATCTGCCGATGATTCTCGGCGAGGACGGCGCGCGCCTCAGCAAGCGCCACGGCGCAACGTCCGTGAAGGAGTACAGAGAACTCGGATACCTTCCCGAGGCCCTGACGAATTTTATAGCGCTCCTCGGGTGGGCGCCGGGCGACGACAGGGAGATGGTATCACGGGCTGAGATGATAGAGTCTTTTACGCTTGAGCGTGTGGGAAAGACGAGCGCCAGGTTTAACAACACGAAACTTGACTGGATGAACAGTCTGTATATAAGGCAGTTACCTGTAGACGACCTGCTCCGGAGGCTGACGCCGTTTTTGCAGAAGGCCGGTGTAGAGCCGGATAAGCTGCCGGAGGGCTGGCTGCAGAAGGCGGTGGAGTTGCACATAGAACGGTTCAAGACCCTGGCCGACTTTTATGTCCAGACGTCTTTTTTGTTCACTGAGGAGGTTGACTACGACACGGCGGCGGTGGAGAAACACCTTAAGAAGGACATCGTGCCGGAGTTGCTTCAGGAGACCCATTCTGTACTCTCGGAGGTGGCGGTTTTTGACACGGAGTCACTGGAGAAGTGTCTTCGCGGCCTGGTAGAGAGACGCGGCATAGGCTTCGGAAAGCTGGCGCAACCCCTGAGGGTTGCTGTGACGGGAAAGACGGTGAGCGCGGGGCTCTTTGAGACCCTGGAACTCCTGGGCCGTGAAAAAACCCTCCAAAGGATATCCCGATGCCTTAACACGTTTTGTAAGGCTGGAAGCGTTTAA
- a CDS encoding Nramp family divalent metal transporter, translated as MKTGHNLAPLTPADLPAKSMGVAQMIGPGAVLVGLSIGSGELILWPTIVAEYGPTMAWAPLVGVFLQYWVNQELGRYVLATGESVYTGFARLSGYFVYFFLFISTAQHLAPAWAVASGGVLKALVVGVDGPGETYVWVWVTFLGIAATLFLAKYIYSVIEAIMLVMCVVIVAGLMATVAVCGDTNTWKDVGRGVLNFGFIDPHINRFQFFAALVFAGVGGTGNIFLNYYLRDKSMGMGARMGRIINPFRGEAESVPSTGFIFKPTVENLERWREWFRDFRLEQAVLFWFVTSFTIMLFFVAAAATLYPAGLVPEGFEVAVTQSKMLEVIAGRTGYYIFLLVSFVVLFSTQVAIVDGMARTISDIIYVNFPRAQNRSLSFWYMFFAGAWIVVGCLLAVTQISPLVLLIINACFGGLAMAVYCPLTLVINYRFLPEGVRPDAVSTVFLVVASLVYIFFTVYALSTIVGG; from the coding sequence ATGAAGACAGGACATAATCTGGCCCCCCTGACACCCGCGGACCTGCCGGCCAAGAGTATGGGCGTTGCGCAGATGATAGGTCCGGGGGCCGTTCTTGTCGGACTGTCCATCGGCAGTGGGGAGCTTATACTGTGGCCCACGATAGTGGCCGAGTACGGTCCTACGATGGCCTGGGCCCCTCTGGTGGGGGTGTTTCTACAGTACTGGGTGAATCAGGAGCTGGGCCGCTACGTCCTTGCCACGGGGGAGAGTGTGTACACGGGTTTTGCCCGCCTCTCCGGCTACTTTGTATATTTCTTTCTTTTTATAAGTACGGCACAGCATCTGGCCCCGGCCTGGGCCGTTGCGTCGGGCGGGGTGTTAAAGGCCCTTGTTGTCGGCGTGGACGGGCCGGGCGAGACCTATGTCTGGGTCTGGGTTACATTCCTGGGTATTGCGGCCACCCTGTTTCTGGCCAAATATATCTACAGCGTGATAGAGGCCATCATGCTGGTCATGTGCGTTGTTATCGTGGCCGGGCTTATGGCCACTGTGGCGGTATGCGGTGACACGAACACATGGAAGGACGTGGGGCGGGGCGTGCTCAATTTCGGGTTCATTGACCCGCATATTAACAGGTTCCAGTTCTTTGCCGCTCTCGTCTTTGCCGGTGTGGGCGGGACGGGCAATATCTTTCTTAACTATTACCTGCGCGACAAGAGCATGGGTATGGGCGCCAGGATGGGCAGGATAATAAACCCCTTCAGGGGTGAGGCAGAATCGGTACCGTCCACCGGATTTATATTTAAGCCCACCGTAGAGAACCTGGAACGGTGGCGGGAGTGGTTTCGCGACTTCAGGCTGGAGCAGGCAGTCCTCTTCTGGTTTGTCACCTCGTTTACCATTATGCTGTTCTTCGTAGCGGCAGCCGCAACGCTGTACCCCGCGGGCCTGGTGCCGGAGGGCTTCGAGGTGGCGGTCACTCAGTCGAAGATGCTTGAGGTCATTGCGGGGCGCACGGGGTATTATATATTCCTGCTGGTCTCCTTTGTCGTCCTCTTCAGTACGCAGGTGGCCATAGTCGACGGCATGGCGAGGACCATCTCCGACATAATCTACGTGAACTTTCCCCGCGCGCAGAACAGGTCGCTTTCCTTCTGGTATATGTTCTTTGCCGGGGCGTGGATAGTGGTGGGCTGTCTCCTTGCGGTAACGCAGATATCGCCGCTCGTGCTCCTGATAATAAACGCCTGTTTCGGCGGCCTGGCCATGGCCGTTTACTGTCCGCTGACGCTGGTAATCAACTACCGCTTCCTCCCCGAGGGTGTCAGACCGGACGCCGTCTCCACCGTCTTTCTTGTGGTTGCGTCACTGGTGTACATATTCTTTACGGTCTACGCCCTGAGTACAATTGTCGGCGGTTAG
- a CDS encoding Ig-like domain-containing protein, whose translation MKQTLLIILTVLFVCSCSTLEQPAQTFPPNYTGPAIIKVTPWETTLVSGSTGHIYVSILDENRNPLPGLTVTATMDSGAKSVAYFDTLITNPVTNEKGQAVFVAVGTGFPDNGNIKFSCGPVSKSVYIWTQGNSPFEPPGPD comes from the coding sequence ATGAAACAAACGCTCTTAATAATCCTGACGGTACTATTCGTGTGCTCATGCAGCACTCTCGAACAACCGGCCCAGACGTTCCCCCCGAATTACACCGGGCCTGCTATCATAAAGGTGACACCCTGGGAAACGACCCTGGTCAGCGGTTCAACCGGCCACATCTATGTATCGATACTGGATGAAAACCGGAACCCGCTGCCTGGCCTTACCGTGACTGCCACGATGGACTCCGGTGCCAAGTCGGTGGCCTACTTCGACACGCTGATCACCAATCCCGTAACAAACGAAAAAGGTCAGGCCGTGTTCGTTGCCGTGGGGACAGGTTTTCCCGATAACGGCAACATCAAATTCAGTTGCGGCCCGGTCTCTAAGAGTGTCTATATCTGGACCCAGGGCAACAGCCCGTTCGAACCCCCCGGACCCGATTAA
- a CDS encoding UDP-glucose/GDP-mannose dehydrogenase family protein translates to MNISCIGCGYVGLVVGTCLADLGNEVICLDIDGKKINKLRRGVIPIYEPGLHDMLHRNVKEKRLSFSTDMRRAVRASQVIFIAVGTPPGQNHEADLTSVKKVAREIGRHMNDYKVIVTKSTVPVGTATEVIKTIKKNQDQPIEFDVVSNPEFLREGEAVQDFTNPDRIIVGVDNPRPRKIMESIYRGIARTHKPVLFTSVRTAEMIKYACNAMLATRISFMNELAALCEKVGADVKAVAVGMGLDERIGPRFLQAGAGYGGSCFPKDVKALAQIMKQHRLRSSIIDAVDDVNVRQRKVIVRKLKKLLPVVKGKNIAIWGLAFKPKTDDVREAPAITVIQELQGLGAKIRAFDPEAEHQAKKVLKGVKYFSDPYRVLTGCHALIIMTEWNEFRELDKEKIKRLLKMPNVVDARNVYDPDEMRQKGFNYQGVGRG, encoded by the coding sequence ATGAACATTTCCTGCATAGGTTGTGGATACGTTGGACTTGTAGTTGGGACATGCCTGGCCGACCTTGGCAACGAGGTTATATGTCTTGATATAGACGGCAAGAAGATAAACAAGCTGAGAAGGGGCGTAATACCTATATATGAACCCGGCCTGCATGACATGCTCCATAGAAACGTAAAGGAAAAGAGATTGTCCTTCAGTACGGACATGAGAAGGGCGGTAAGGGCCTCGCAGGTTATCTTTATAGCTGTGGGGACACCTCCCGGGCAGAACCACGAGGCAGACCTCACTTCTGTTAAGAAGGTCGCGCGTGAGATTGGCAGGCACATGAACGACTACAAGGTCATAGTGACCAAGAGCACCGTACCTGTTGGTACTGCTACCGAAGTAATTAAGACCATAAAGAAAAACCAGGACCAGCCAATAGAATTTGACGTGGTGTCAAATCCGGAATTCCTCAGGGAGGGAGAGGCCGTCCAGGATTTTACGAACCCTGACAGGATAATAGTTGGTGTAGACAACCCTCGGCCGCGGAAAATCATGGAGTCCATATACAGGGGCATTGCCCGGACACACAAGCCCGTTCTGTTTACTAGTGTGCGAACGGCAGAGATGATAAAATATGCCTGCAATGCCATGTTGGCCACCAGGATATCCTTCATGAACGAGCTGGCGGCGTTGTGCGAGAAGGTAGGGGCGGACGTAAAGGCGGTAGCCGTGGGGATGGGGTTGGATGAGAGGATTGGCCCCAGGTTTCTCCAGGCGGGTGCCGGCTATGGCGGGTCGTGTTTTCCTAAAGACGTGAAGGCTCTGGCCCAGATCATGAAACAACATAGGCTCCGCTCCAGTATTATTGACGCTGTAGACGACGTAAACGTTAGGCAGAGGAAGGTGATAGTTAGGAAGCTGAAGAAATTGCTGCCCGTCGTCAAAGGGAAGAACATTGCGATATGGGGGCTCGCGTTTAAACCGAAGACCGACGACGTGAGAGAGGCCCCCGCCATAACCGTGATACAGGAACTCCAGGGACTGGGCGCAAAGATACGGGCCTTCGACCCCGAGGCCGAACACCAGGCAAAAAAGGTTTTAAAGGGCGTAAAGTATTTCAGTGACCCCTACAGGGTGCTGACGGGCTGTCATGCCCTGATCATCATGACGGAGTGGAACGAGTTCCGGGAGTTGGATAAGGAAAAGATAAAGAGGCTCTTGAAGATGCCCAACGTAGTTGACGCGCGGAATGTCTACGACCCCGATGAGATGCGGCAGAAGGGCTTCAATTACCAGGGTGTCGGAAGGGGTTAG
- a CDS encoding NAD-dependent epimerase/dehydratase family protein, which produces MASYLVTGGAGVVGSHIVETLLQKGEDVRVVDSFSTGNRGNLEPFNHKFELIEADIKDAASVKTAVSDIDYVIHVAAQGRLGKQYYRDVRRFIRSNFFSRQNTSRLPSMMI; this is translated from the coding sequence GTGGCAAGTTACTTGGTTACGGGCGGTGCCGGGGTTGTCGGCTCACATATAGTTGAGACACTCTTGCAGAAAGGAGAGGATGTAAGGGTTGTTGACAGTTTTTCCACGGGGAATAGAGGGAATCTTGAGCCTTTTAACCACAAGTTCGAGCTTATCGAAGCAGATATCAAGGACGCGGCTTCCGTAAAAACGGCTGTCAGCGACATAGATTACGTCATACACGTGGCGGCCCAGGGTCGACTTGGAAAGCAATATTACCGGGATGTTCGCCGCTTTATCAGGTCCAATTTCTTTTCAAGGCAAAACACATCCCGCTTGCCCTCTATGATGATTTAA